From one Kwoniella dejecticola CBS 10117 chromosome 2, complete sequence genomic stretch:
- a CDS encoding transcription initiation factor IIA subunit 2, with the protein MSSGQSYYEFYRGSSIGTALTDALDELITQGDIPPQLAMRVLQQFDKSLTECLQKGVKNKTTVKGHLATYRLCDDVWTFVIKDPQFKMEGAGIAAETVTAPKIKIVACKSGDAPEGKKSGAKSNDFN; encoded by the exons ATGTCGTCCGGCCAGAGTTACTACGAGTTCTATCGTGGCTCAAG TATTGGTACTGCCCTCACGGATGCTCTGGACGAACTGATTACTCAAGGTGATATTCCCCCTCAATTAGCTATGAGGGTTTTACAGCAG TTCGATAAATCCCTAACGGAATGTCTGCAGAAAGGAGTAAAGAATAAGACCACAGTCAAG GGTCACTTGGCAACGTATAGACTGTGTGACGACGTATGGACTTTCGTGATCAAGGATCCTCAGTTTAAGATGGAAGGAGCTGGCATCGC CGCGGAAACCGTTACGGCGCCGAAAATCAAGATAGTAGCTTGTAAGAGTGGAGATGCACctgagggaaagaagagcgGGGCGAAGAGCAACGATTTCAACTAG